One genomic segment of Hordeum vulgare subsp. vulgare chromosome 2H, MorexV3_pseudomolecules_assembly, whole genome shotgun sequence includes these proteins:
- the LOC123425624 gene encoding organic cation/carnitine transporter 7-like, with protein sequence MAGGSEARGGECCYYTTDDALSQVGFGRFQALVLAYAGVGWTAEAMEIMMLSFVGPSVKDEWGISGQQEGLITSVVFAGMIIGGCLGGVISDSYGRRAGFLFTAVVTGIFGFLSALSPNYICLLSLRFIVGMGLGSGHVLGTWFLEFVPAANRGTWVVVFHCTWTFGTILQALIAWAIMPVLGWRWLIAMSSTPCFILLIFYCITPESPRYLCSRGRTADAQFILERIAIMNNMALPSGILIVVPQRRSDDVVDLETIVPLILSQDSAATNVCMSSSISRSINALCTLVSRSLIRSTLLLWFVYFAFCFAYYGIVLLTSELSNGARRCGPVGMHFWQQNDARLYRDVLVTSIAEFPGLILAALLVDKVGRKLSMGAFAFLCLVSIAPLAAPLEEGLATVLLFSARTSITGSYAVLYIYGPEIYPSSCRNTGVGVATSLGRIGGMIAPLIAVGLLESCHQKEAVFVFDLVLFLAAIACALFPLETKGCQIQ encoded by the exons ATGGCGGGAGGCAGCGAGGCCAGGGGCGGTGAGTGCTGCTACTACACGACGGACGACGCGCTGTCCCAGGTGGGCTTCGGGAGGTTCCAGGCGCTGGTGCTGGCCTACGCCGGCGTGGGCTGGACCGCGGAGGccatggagatcatgatgctgTCCTTCGTCGGCCCGTCCGTGAAGGACGAGTGGGGAATCTCGGGCCAGCAGGAAGGGCTCATCACCAGCGTCGTCTTCGCCGGGATGATCATCGGGGGCTGCCTCGGGGGCGTCATCTCGGACTCATATGGCAGAAG GGCTGGTTTTCTATTCACTGCTGTTGTCACTGGCATATTTGGTTTTCTTAGTGCTTTATCACCTAACTACATATGCCTATTATCCCTCCGCTTTATTGTCGGTATGGGATTGGGTTCTGGTCATGTTCTTGGTACTTGGTTCCTAGAGTTTGTTCCTGCTGCAAATAGGGGTACTTGGGTGGTTGTCTTCCATTGTACTTGGACTTTCGGAACAATCCTTCAGGCTCTTATTGCATGG GCTATCATGCCAGTACTTGGATGGAGGTGGTTGATAGCGATGTCTTCAACACCGTGTTTCATTCTGCTTATTTTCTACTGTATAACACCTGAATCACCACGGTACCTCTGCTCAAGAGGTAGAACAGCTGATGCTCAATTTATTTTGGAGAGAATAGCAATAATGAACAACATGGCTCTGCCCTCTGGCATCTTAATAGTTGTCCCACAAAGAAGGTCTGATGATGTTGTTGATCTGGAGACAATAGTACCGCTAATTCTTTCACAAGATAGTGCTGCAACTAACGTGTGCATGAGCTCCTCTATATCCAGATCTATTAATGCATTGTGCACACTTGTGTCGCGAAGCCTGATTAGATCTACACTTCTTCTTTGGTTTGTCtactttgcattttgttttgctTACTATGGCATAGTATTGCTAACATCGGAACTAAGCAATGGTGCAAGGAGATGTGGACCTGTTGGTATGCATTTCTGGCAGCAAAATGATGCCAGACTCTACAGAGATGTCCTGGTGACAAGTATTGCGG AATTTCCTGGTCTGATTTTGGCGGCTCTATTGGTTGACAAGGTTGGTCGCAAACTGTCAATGGGAGCGTTTGCTTTTCTGTGCCTTGTTTCCATCgctccacttgctgcacctctagAAGAAGGTTTAGCAACCGTCCTTCTATTCAGTGCCCGGACTAGTATCACTGGAAGTTATGCTGTTCTCTATATTTACGGCCCTGAG ATCTACCCTTCATCATGTCGAAACACCGGAGTGGGAGTCGCGACTTCTCTCGGCCGGATAGGTGGCATGATTGCCCCACTCATAGCTGTAGGATTGTTAGAGAGCTGTCATCAGAAAGAAGCTGTGTTTGTCTTCGATCTTGTACTCTTTCTTGCAGCAATTGCCTGTGCCCTCTTCCCTCTAGAGACCAAGGGCTGCCAGATTCAGTAA